A window of Hippoglossus stenolepis isolate QCI-W04-F060 chromosome 18, HSTE1.2, whole genome shotgun sequence contains these coding sequences:
- the rimbp2a gene encoding RIMS-binding protein 2 isoform X5 — MHEAVELKQQLQIEHERALVALHTKQKEINHLQTARVQADQQHEDAVHLLENNKDRMFQVKVRDLEQKCRSQSEHFHQLSKELLNFSLQSDTVDILKINPTSTSQFLVSPNRKLPRVIFGFEGQRETGDENATHTPQLISQFLTCTTETGDKERPELRAVKFSTVTTDRPRSPRQLTPSEMEDEATPSPRSKPRYTGQVRLCTARYSYNPYDGPNEHPEAELPLVAGKYLYVYGNMDDDGFYQGELLDGQRGLVPSNFVEFVQDKEKLSGEGGENLGPLDHIGPLALMAVDGGASQDGLLGSSNALVPCSNGTGGPLDPDDLAEDVVPYPRKITLIKQLARSVIVAWEPPLVPLGWGNISGYNVLVDGELRASVQYGGRTKSLLEKLDLDGCVHRVSVQCTTDRGLSDELRCTLLVGANVVVAPCGLRVDDIQRDTAELSWLPSNSNYGHTVFLDGAEHAVVKPGRYRLRFLNLKPLTVYKVTVLAQPHQVPWQLPLEQRERKEAGVEFCTQAAGPTPYCRTGPPQPPHDVRVLCGQAPGVLQVCWKPPILSPTGTSNGANVIGYAVCTKGQRIAEVLFPMADYVTVELTRIQCLEAREVIVKTLSVQGESQDSHVAVIPNNLLVPLPPIPLPPPMHPHAGPPPHHHVQPHLQSPHLPHPTPQLPAPPQAHGQPLPPHAPHPQPHPRLPHPGGPPQPQLRLPHPQPQPLHLQPRPPHQGPRPQHQLPLLPHHQPHPVPQRPVSARDLDAKEHAAHHGGAIPPGQPGWEPTRSPSSQPPVPMQGHTLEAPPLGNPRSPSPQRILPQPRGTLIPDTVAKAIAREAAQRVAAESGKGDRRPGRYGEQGHSFYQHHSDEEEEDEEGFARGRRRGPSVDEFLRGSELGRPPNYSHNEEYHSESSRGSDLSDIMEEEEEELYSEMQLEEGRRRNSHNTPKSNTPGGGGHNREAGRRVHHHGGPQPQRRPLMVPSIEVTSENNSEGNLSPITEDVYYGKVARNRTWSSRRHMGGTRSPHDGYRDRRSPTYYDESETEETFRIFVALFDYDPLSMSPNPDAADEELPFKEGLIIRVYGDKDTDGFYRGEVRGRMGLIPCNMVSEIRAEDEETMDQLIKQGFLPLSTPVDRIEQNRRGLRRDQASRRMVALYDYDPRESSPNVDVEAELTFCAGDIIAVFADIDEDGFYYGEMNGHRGLVPSNFLEEVPDDVEVYLTDTPSHYPQEEPANRPPANSAAAVPEGKRVTTETSDTANNNDATPVRAPSPIVRPLLPGTMRPLSPMRGPHVPMDPRDPQDLANKKKKGLLSKGKKLLKRLSPVK, encoded by the exons ATGCACGAGGCTGtcgagctgaagcagcagctgcagataGAGCATGAGCGAGCCTTGGTGGCCCTTCACACCAAGCAGAAGGAGATCAATCACCTGCAAACG GCTCGGGTGCAAGCTGACCAACAGCATGAGGACGCAGTTCACCTGTTAGAG AACAATAAGGACAGAATGTTTcag gtcaaggttcgTGACCTGGAGCAGAAATGCAGGTCACAGAGTGAACACTTCCACCAGCTGTCCAAAGAGCTGCTGAATTTCAGTTTGCAATCAGATACCGTGGACATCCTGAAGATTAATCCCACATCCACATCCCAGTTCCTCGTCTCTCCAAACAGGAAACTTCCACGGGTCATTTTTGGATTTGAAGGCCAACGAGAGACAG GCGATGAGAACgcgacacacacaccacaactgATCTCCCAGTTCTTAACCTGCACAACTGAGACTGGAGACAAAGAACGACCAGAACTGCGGGCTGTCAAATTTAGCACCGTGACGACGGACCGACCCCGCAGCCCTCGACAGCTGACCCCATCAGAG ATGGAGGATGAGGCCACCCCATCACCCAGGTCCAAGCCTCGCTACACAGGCCAGGTCCGCCTTTGCACTGCCCGCTACAG TTATAACCCTTACGATGGACCAAACGAGCATCCCGAAGCAGAGCTCCCCCTTGTGGCTGGAAAGTATCTGTACGTGTATGGAAACATGGATGATGACGGCTTCTACCAAG GGGAGCTGCTGGATGGCCAGCGTGGACTTGTCCCCTCCAACTTCGTGGAGTTCGTCCAGGACAAGGAAAAACTCtctggggagggaggggaaaaccTGGGCCCACTGGACCATATTGGACCCCTGGCCTTGATGGCAGTAGATGGAGGTGCCTCACAAGATGGCCTCCTGGGCTCATCTAATGCCTTGGTTCCCTGTAGCAATGGGACAGGGGGGCCACTTGACCCCGATGACCTGGCTGAAGATGTTGTGCCTTATCCCCGAAAGATAACTCTGATCAAGCAGCTGGCACGGAGCGTCATCGTGGCCTGGGAGCCTCCACTAGTGCCTTTGGGCTGGGGGAACATCTCTGGCTACAACGTGTTAGTAGACGGGGAACTTCGTGCCAGTGTACAGTACGGTGGCCGGACCAAGTCTTTGCTGGAGAAGCTCGACCTGGACGGTTGCGTCCATCGGGTGTCTGTGCAGTGCACCACCGACCGGGGCTTGTCAGACGAGCTGCGGTGCACATTGCTGGTGGGAGCCAACGTGGTTGTGGCGCCATGTGGTCTGCGGGTGGATGACATCCAGCGTGACACTGCCGAGCTCTCCtggttgcctagcaacagtAACTATGGTCACACTGTGTTCTTGGATGGTGCAGAGCACGCGGTGGTAAAGCCAGGAAGGTATAGACTACGCTTCCTCAACCTGAAGCCCCTGACGGTGTACAAAGTCACGGTGTTGGCACAGCCGCACCAGGTGCCATGGCAACTGCCgctggaacagagagagaggaaagaagctgGTGTGGAGTTCTGCACTCAGGCTGCAG GTCCAACACCATATTGCAGAACAG GCCCTCCCCAGCCTCCCCATGATGTGCGGGTGCTCTGTGGGCAGGCTCCGGGGGTCCTCCAGGTCTGCTGGAAGCCTCCCATCCTCTCTCCCACAGGCACGTCGAATGGGGCAAATGTCATCGGATACGCAGTGTGCACCAAAGGACAGAGG ATAGCTGAGGTGTTGTTCCCGATGGCAGACTATGTCACTGTGGAGCTGACAAGGATTCAGTGCCTGGAGGCCAGAGAAGTCATCGTCAAGACGCTGTCAGTACAGGGAGAATCCCAGGACTCCCACGTCGCCGTCATTCCAAACAACCTGCTTGTGCCTCTACCTCCGATCCCCCTGCCACCGCCAATGCACCCCCACGCAGgcccccctccccaccaccaTGTTCAACCCCACCTCCAGtcccctcacctccctcacccCACGCCCCAACTTCCTGCTCCACCCCAGGCACACGGACAACCACTCCCACCTCATGCCCCACACCCTCAACCCCATCCCAGACTTCCTCATCCAGGTGGACCTCCGCAACCCCAGCTCCGACTCCCACATCCTCAGCCGCAGCCCCTACATCTTCAGCCGCGCCCACCCCACCAAGGTCCCAGGCCCCAGCACCAACTGCCTCTGCTGCCCCACCACCAACCCCACCCTGTACCTCAGAGACCAGTAAGTGCCAGAGACCTGGATGCCAAAGAGCATGCTGCCCACCACGGAGGAGCTATCCCACCTGGCCAGCCTGGTTGGGAGCCCACACGCTCGCCTTCATCCCAGCCTCCTGTGCCCATGCAAGGCCACACCCTCGAGGCCCCACCCCTTGGCAATCCACGCTCCCCCTCCCCTCAGAGGATTCTTCCGCAGCCCCGAGGCACGCTCATCCCAGACACCGTGGCCAAGGCCATCGCCCGGGAAGCAGCACAGAGGGTAGCAGCAGAAAGTGGCAAG GGCGACAGGAGGCCGGGCAGGTACGGAGAGCAGGGTCATTCATTTTACCAGCATCACtctgatgaggaagaggaggacgaggaagggTTTGCGCGCGGCCGTCGGAGAGGACCCTCTGTGGATGAGTTCCTCAGGGGCTCTGAGCTGGGGAGGCCG CCTAACTATAGTCACAATGAAGAATATCACAGCGAAAGCAGCCGGGGCTCTGACCTGTCTGACAtcatggaagaggaggaggaggagctgtaCTCTGAGATGCAGCTGGAAGAGGGACGTCGACGCAACTCGCACAACACACCCAAG TCAAACACCCCGGGTGGGGGCGGTCATAACCGGGAGGCGGGGAGAAGAGTTCACCATCATGGCGGTCCCCAACCTCAGAGACGACCTCTAATGGTCCCTTCCATTG AGGTAACCTCTGAGAATAACAGTGAGGGAAACCTCTCCCCCATCACCGAGGATGTTTACTATGGCAAAGTAGCTCGCAACAGGACATGGTCATCCCGCAGGCACATGGGCGGCACCAGGTCTCCCCATG ATGGATACAGGGATCGCCGCTCGCCCACGTACTATGACGAGTCAGAGACTGAGGAGACTTTCCGGATCTTTGTGGCCCTCTTTGACTACGATCCTCTCTCCATGTCACCGAACCCCGACGCTGCTGATGAGGAGCTGCCCTTCAAAGAGGGGCTGATCATTCGG gtgtATGGCGATAAAGACACAGACGGGTTCTACAGAGGAGAAGTGAGGGGCCGGATGGGGCTGATCCCCTGTAACATGGTGTCGGAGATACGAGCCGAGGACGAGGAGACCATGGACCAGCTCATCAAACAGGGTTTCCTGCCACTCAGCACCCCTGTGGACAGAATAG AGCAGAACAGGAGAGGCCTCCGTCGAGATCAGGCCTCGAGGAGGATGGTGGCTCTGTACGACTACGACCCCCGAGAGAGCTCCCCCAATGTTGATGTCGAG GCTGAGCTGACCTTCTGTGCTGGTGACATCATCGCCGTGTTTGCCGACATCGATGAAGACGGGTTCTATTAC GGTGAGATGAACGGCCATCGTGGTCTGGTTCCCTCTAACTTCCTGGAAGAAGTGCCTGATGACGTGGAGGTGTATCTGACCGATACTCCGTCCCACTACCCCCAGGAAGAGCCTGCCAACCGGCCGCCCGCCAACTCTGCTGCCGCCGTCCCCGAGGGCAAACGG GTCACCACAGAAACCTCCGACACGGCCAACAACAACGACGCCACGCCCGTCCGAGCGCCGTCCCCGATCGTCCGGCCTCTCCTGCCGGGCACCATGAGGCCCCTCAGTCCCATGAGGGGCCCCCACGTCCCGATGGACCCCCGGGACCCTCAAGACCTGgccaacaagaagaagaaaggactACTTTCCAAGGGGAAGAAACTGCTGAAGAGACTCTCccctgtgaaataa
- the rimbp2a gene encoding RIMS-binding protein 2 isoform X2 produces the protein MHEAVELKQQLQIEHERALVALHTKQKEINHLQTARVQADQQHEDAVHLLEVKVRDLEQKCRSQSEHFHQLSKELLNFSLQSDTVDILKINPTSTSQFLVSPNRKLPRVIFGFEGQRETGDENATHTPQLISQFLTCTTETGDKERPELRAVKFSTVTTDRPRSPRQLTPSEMEDEATPSPRSKPRYTGQVRLCTARYSYNPYDGPNEHPEAELPLVAGKYLYVYGNMDDDGFYQGELLDGQRGLVPSNFVEFVQDKEKLSGEGGENLGPLDHIGPLALMAVDGGASQDGLLGSSNALVPCSNGTGGPLDPDDLAEDVVPYPRKITLIKQLARSVIVAWEPPLVPLGWGNISGYNVLVDGELRASVQYGGRTKSLLEKLDLDGCVHRVSVQCTTDRGLSDELRCTLLVGANVVVAPCGLRVDDIQRDTAELSWLPSNSNYGHTVFLDGAEHAVVKPGRYRLRFLNLKPLTVYKVTVLAQPHQVPWQLPLEQRERKEAGVEFCTQAAGPTPYCRTGPPQPPHDVRVLCGQAPGVLQVCWKPPILSPTGTSNGANVIGYAVCTKGQRIAEVLFPMADYVTVELTRIQCLEAREVIVKTLSVQGESQDSHVAVIPNNLLVPLPPIPLPPPMHPHAGPPPHHHVQPHLQSPHLPHPTPQLPAPPQAHGQPLPPHAPHPQPHPRLPHPGGPPQPQLRLPHPQPQPLHLQPRPPHQGPRPQHQLPLLPHHQPHPVPQRPVSARDLDAKEHAAHHGGAIPPGQPGWEPTRSPSSQPPVPMQGHTLEAPPLGNPRSPSPQRILPQPRGTLIPDTVAKAIAREAAQRVAAESGKGDRRPGRYGEQGHSFYQHHSDEEEEDEEGFARGRRRGPSVDEFLRGSELGRPPNYSHNEEYHSESSRGSDLSDIMEEEEEELYSEMQLEEGRRRNSHNTPKSNTPGGGGHNREAGRRVHHHGGPQPQRRPLMVPSIEVTSENNSEGNLSPITEDVYYGKVARNRTWSSRRHMGGTRSPHDGYRDRRSPTYYDESETEETFRIFVALFDYDPLSMSPNPDAADEELPFKEGLIIRVYGDKDTDGFYRGEVRGRMGLIPCNMVSEIRAEDEETMDQLIKQGFLPLSTPVDRIGITHSYTQLSKNYMLSKHLWLKRRLLPLPEQNRRGLRRDQASRRMVALYDYDPRESSPNVDVEAELTFCAGDIIAVFADIDEDGFYYGEMNGHRGLVPSNFLEEVPDDVEVYLTDTPSHYPQEEPANRPPANSAAAVPEGKRVTTETSDTANNNDATPVRAPSPIVRPLLPGTMRPLSPMRGPHVPMDPRDPQDLANKKKKGLLSKGKKLLKRLSPVK, from the exons ATGCACGAGGCTGtcgagctgaagcagcagctgcagataGAGCATGAGCGAGCCTTGGTGGCCCTTCACACCAAGCAGAAGGAGATCAATCACCTGCAAACG GCTCGGGTGCAAGCTGACCAACAGCATGAGGACGCAGTTCACCTGTTAGAG gtcaaggttcgTGACCTGGAGCAGAAATGCAGGTCACAGAGTGAACACTTCCACCAGCTGTCCAAAGAGCTGCTGAATTTCAGTTTGCAATCAGATACCGTGGACATCCTGAAGATTAATCCCACATCCACATCCCAGTTCCTCGTCTCTCCAAACAGGAAACTTCCACGGGTCATTTTTGGATTTGAAGGCCAACGAGAGACAG GCGATGAGAACgcgacacacacaccacaactgATCTCCCAGTTCTTAACCTGCACAACTGAGACTGGAGACAAAGAACGACCAGAACTGCGGGCTGTCAAATTTAGCACCGTGACGACGGACCGACCCCGCAGCCCTCGACAGCTGACCCCATCAGAG ATGGAGGATGAGGCCACCCCATCACCCAGGTCCAAGCCTCGCTACACAGGCCAGGTCCGCCTTTGCACTGCCCGCTACAG TTATAACCCTTACGATGGACCAAACGAGCATCCCGAAGCAGAGCTCCCCCTTGTGGCTGGAAAGTATCTGTACGTGTATGGAAACATGGATGATGACGGCTTCTACCAAG GGGAGCTGCTGGATGGCCAGCGTGGACTTGTCCCCTCCAACTTCGTGGAGTTCGTCCAGGACAAGGAAAAACTCtctggggagggaggggaaaaccTGGGCCCACTGGACCATATTGGACCCCTGGCCTTGATGGCAGTAGATGGAGGTGCCTCACAAGATGGCCTCCTGGGCTCATCTAATGCCTTGGTTCCCTGTAGCAATGGGACAGGGGGGCCACTTGACCCCGATGACCTGGCTGAAGATGTTGTGCCTTATCCCCGAAAGATAACTCTGATCAAGCAGCTGGCACGGAGCGTCATCGTGGCCTGGGAGCCTCCACTAGTGCCTTTGGGCTGGGGGAACATCTCTGGCTACAACGTGTTAGTAGACGGGGAACTTCGTGCCAGTGTACAGTACGGTGGCCGGACCAAGTCTTTGCTGGAGAAGCTCGACCTGGACGGTTGCGTCCATCGGGTGTCTGTGCAGTGCACCACCGACCGGGGCTTGTCAGACGAGCTGCGGTGCACATTGCTGGTGGGAGCCAACGTGGTTGTGGCGCCATGTGGTCTGCGGGTGGATGACATCCAGCGTGACACTGCCGAGCTCTCCtggttgcctagcaacagtAACTATGGTCACACTGTGTTCTTGGATGGTGCAGAGCACGCGGTGGTAAAGCCAGGAAGGTATAGACTACGCTTCCTCAACCTGAAGCCCCTGACGGTGTACAAAGTCACGGTGTTGGCACAGCCGCACCAGGTGCCATGGCAACTGCCgctggaacagagagagaggaaagaagctgGTGTGGAGTTCTGCACTCAGGCTGCAG GTCCAACACCATATTGCAGAACAG GCCCTCCCCAGCCTCCCCATGATGTGCGGGTGCTCTGTGGGCAGGCTCCGGGGGTCCTCCAGGTCTGCTGGAAGCCTCCCATCCTCTCTCCCACAGGCACGTCGAATGGGGCAAATGTCATCGGATACGCAGTGTGCACCAAAGGACAGAGG ATAGCTGAGGTGTTGTTCCCGATGGCAGACTATGTCACTGTGGAGCTGACAAGGATTCAGTGCCTGGAGGCCAGAGAAGTCATCGTCAAGACGCTGTCAGTACAGGGAGAATCCCAGGACTCCCACGTCGCCGTCATTCCAAACAACCTGCTTGTGCCTCTACCTCCGATCCCCCTGCCACCGCCAATGCACCCCCACGCAGgcccccctccccaccaccaTGTTCAACCCCACCTCCAGtcccctcacctccctcacccCACGCCCCAACTTCCTGCTCCACCCCAGGCACACGGACAACCACTCCCACCTCATGCCCCACACCCTCAACCCCATCCCAGACTTCCTCATCCAGGTGGACCTCCGCAACCCCAGCTCCGACTCCCACATCCTCAGCCGCAGCCCCTACATCTTCAGCCGCGCCCACCCCACCAAGGTCCCAGGCCCCAGCACCAACTGCCTCTGCTGCCCCACCACCAACCCCACCCTGTACCTCAGAGACCAGTAAGTGCCAGAGACCTGGATGCCAAAGAGCATGCTGCCCACCACGGAGGAGCTATCCCACCTGGCCAGCCTGGTTGGGAGCCCACACGCTCGCCTTCATCCCAGCCTCCTGTGCCCATGCAAGGCCACACCCTCGAGGCCCCACCCCTTGGCAATCCACGCTCCCCCTCCCCTCAGAGGATTCTTCCGCAGCCCCGAGGCACGCTCATCCCAGACACCGTGGCCAAGGCCATCGCCCGGGAAGCAGCACAGAGGGTAGCAGCAGAAAGTGGCAAG GGCGACAGGAGGCCGGGCAGGTACGGAGAGCAGGGTCATTCATTTTACCAGCATCACtctgatgaggaagaggaggacgaggaagggTTTGCGCGCGGCCGTCGGAGAGGACCCTCTGTGGATGAGTTCCTCAGGGGCTCTGAGCTGGGGAGGCCG CCTAACTATAGTCACAATGAAGAATATCACAGCGAAAGCAGCCGGGGCTCTGACCTGTCTGACAtcatggaagaggaggaggaggagctgtaCTCTGAGATGCAGCTGGAAGAGGGACGTCGACGCAACTCGCACAACACACCCAAG TCAAACACCCCGGGTGGGGGCGGTCATAACCGGGAGGCGGGGAGAAGAGTTCACCATCATGGCGGTCCCCAACCTCAGAGACGACCTCTAATGGTCCCTTCCATTG AGGTAACCTCTGAGAATAACAGTGAGGGAAACCTCTCCCCCATCACCGAGGATGTTTACTATGGCAAAGTAGCTCGCAACAGGACATGGTCATCCCGCAGGCACATGGGCGGCACCAGGTCTCCCCATG ATGGATACAGGGATCGCCGCTCGCCCACGTACTATGACGAGTCAGAGACTGAGGAGACTTTCCGGATCTTTGTGGCCCTCTTTGACTACGATCCTCTCTCCATGTCACCGAACCCCGACGCTGCTGATGAGGAGCTGCCCTTCAAAGAGGGGCTGATCATTCGG gtgtATGGCGATAAAGACACAGACGGGTTCTACAGAGGAGAAGTGAGGGGCCGGATGGGGCTGATCCCCTGTAACATGGTGTCGGAGATACGAGCCGAGGACGAGGAGACCATGGACCAGCTCATCAAACAGGGTTTCCTGCCACTCAGCACCCCTGTGGACAGAATAGGTATaacacactcgtacacacaATTATCAAAGAATTACATGTTGTCGAAACACCTCTGGTTAAAACGGCGTCTATTACCACTTCCAGAGCAGAACAGGAGAGGCCTCCGTCGAGATCAGGCCTCGAGGAGGATGGTGGCTCTGTACGACTACGACCCCCGAGAGAGCTCCCCCAATGTTGATGTCGAG GCTGAGCTGACCTTCTGTGCTGGTGACATCATCGCCGTGTTTGCCGACATCGATGAAGACGGGTTCTATTAC GGTGAGATGAACGGCCATCGTGGTCTGGTTCCCTCTAACTTCCTGGAAGAAGTGCCTGATGACGTGGAGGTGTATCTGACCGATACTCCGTCCCACTACCCCCAGGAAGAGCCTGCCAACCGGCCGCCCGCCAACTCTGCTGCCGCCGTCCCCGAGGGCAAACGG GTCACCACAGAAACCTCCGACACGGCCAACAACAACGACGCCACGCCCGTCCGAGCGCCGTCCCCGATCGTCCGGCCTCTCCTGCCGGGCACCATGAGGCCCCTCAGTCCCATGAGGGGCCCCCACGTCCCGATGGACCCCCGGGACCCTCAAGACCTGgccaacaagaagaagaaaggactACTTTCCAAGGGGAAGAAACTGCTGAAGAGACTCTCccctgtgaaataa